Proteins from one Dermacentor variabilis isolate Ectoservices chromosome 1, ASM5094787v1, whole genome shotgun sequence genomic window:
- the LOC142574831 gene encoding uncharacterized protein LOC142574831 has product MSYSRVGLYLEDQDCFTHHMIGFRPVLSTQDTMLLLKHQNIDAGATWGTRAILGLDLEKSFDNIEHSAILNAIPELGFWRRFYEFVRSFVTRRNAMLRAAETSRRKKTSSDSMAPSLPPQGFVLSPTLFNLVMIGLSERLSKIQGLNHTVYADDITIWCS; this is encoded by the coding sequence ATGTCGTACTCAAGAGTTGGCCTGTATCTCGAAGACCAAGACTGTTTCACGCACCACATGATTGGCTTCCGACCCGtgctctcgacgcaggatacgatgcttctcctgaaacaccaGAATATAGATGCCGGGGCCACATGGGGCACCCGCGccattctcggcctcgacctGGAGAAGTCGTTCGACAACATCGAGCACTCGGCAATACTTAATGCGATCCCAGAACTGGGGTTCTGGCGCCGGTTCTACGAGTTCGTCCGCTCCTTCGTAACCCGTCGCAACGCCATGCTCCGTGCGGCGGAGACCTCACGTCGGAAGAAGACGAGCTCGGACAGCATGgcaccctccctccccccgcAGGGCTTCGTCCTCTCACCGACGTTGTTCAACCTGGTGATGATCGGGCTCTCCGAACGCCTCTCGAAGATACAAGGCCTCAACCATacggtatacgcggacgacatcaccatctggtgttCCTAG